The following proteins are encoded in a genomic region of Diabrotica virgifera virgifera chromosome 1, PGI_DIABVI_V3a:
- the LOC126893453 gene encoding uncharacterized protein LOC126893453 yields MLNTLLVTAAKKGTTDNLVLVYKTNSFPTYDITKFHNYLNNVVSDVADLFGTIILLHTMYVIGSIVYNTSILIYYVIVVTFSGGDTVFYLTASVLNITLDLGILSVYFLYLISYFFVQVFISGKYYSKVFYFHYLVNTESISILHLIGYLLITIVYCTSTLPLPLFQITTFSIAAASHYLCKESKNTVQICYDIINNSDLNKIINHNLLDQLTFLVQQVVYSSTSLSAAGFFDVNFSMMGFIVSSITSYIIVALQFLNDNSTP; encoded by the exons ATGCTGAATACCCTGTTGGTAACAGCTGCTAAAAAAGGAACTACAGATAACCTAGTACTGGTCTATAAAACTAACTCTTTCCCTACCTACGACATCACTAAATTCCACAATTACCTTAATAATGTCGTTAGTGACGTAGCTGATCTATTTGGTACAATTATTTTGCTTCATACGATGTACGTTATAGGATCCATAGTATACAATACATCTATATTGATTTACTATGTAATTGTGGTGACTTTTTCTGGAGGCGATACTGTTTTCTATCTGACAGCATCAGTGTTGAATATAACACTAGATTTG GGCATCTTGTCAGTCTATTTTTTGTACTTAATCTCttacttctttgtccaggtcttcATATCTGGAAAGTattattccaaggtattttatttccattacttggtCAATACTgaatcaatttctattttacatttgATTGGTTATTTGCTTATTACTATTGTTTACTGCACTAGCACTCTACCTTTGCCTCTGTTTCAGATAACAACCTTTTCAATAGCTGCAGCAAGTCATTACCTATGCAAAGAAAGTAAGAACACAGTCCAGATCTGCTATGATATAATCAACAACTCAGATTTAAATAAGATTATCAACCACAATTTGCTGGACCAGCTCACTTTTTTGGTGCAACAGGTGGTGTACAGTTCTACCTCCTTATCTGCCGCTGGTTTCTTTGACGTGAACTTCTCTATGATGGGTTTTATAGTGTCTAGCATAACATCGTATATTATAGTAGCTTTGCAGTTTTTAAACGATAATAGCACACCTTAA